Within the Staphylococcus warneri genome, the region AAATAGCTTTTTTAAGTGTGTCTGTTGCCATAATTGCATTCTCACAAGCAACGATATTAACGTGATTCTCTTTTTCTTTTAAGTATGGTGCGAATGATTTAGCAATAATTGGTAAAATATTAACACCAACAGCAGTTGTAATTAAATCAGCTTCTAAAATGGCTTGTTTTAATTCATCAGACGGTTTGGCTGAGTTAATAGCATCAACGTTGTTAACACGAGTCGTTGTTTTAGACTCATCTGCTAAAATAACATCGTATTCATGCTCTTTTTGTAAAGCATTAATAATTTCCTCATTTACATCTGCAAATGTAACTTTAATATTATTATCTGCTAAGATATAACCAATAAATCCACGACCGATATTACCGGCACCAAAATGTACTGCTTTCATTATGCATCAGCCTCCTCAAAGACTTGTTTGATTTCGTCAGCAGATTTAGCATTGATAATACGTTCTACATTTTCTTCTTCACTGAAAGTAATTGCGATTTTAGATAATAGGTCTAAATGTTCTCCGTCTTTACCAGCGATACCAACAACGACTTTAACTTCTTCGCCGTTCCAATCTACACCTTCAGGAATTTGTAATAAGGTTAAACCTGATTGGATAACGTTACCTTTAGCTTCTTCAGTACCATGTGGAATAGCTAAGCCATTACCCATAAATGTAGATACAACATCTTCACGATCTTTCATTGCTTGGATGTAGTTTTCTGTAACAGCACCACTATCTACTAATGCTTGTCCTGCTTTTTCGATTGCTTCGTTTTGACTACCTACTGATACATTGATAAAAATATTTTCGTTACTGAATAATTCACTCATTGATTAATACACTCCTAAATTAATTGTTGTTTTATTTGTTTTAAAAATTGCTTTTCCAGTATTGTTTTAAATTCCTGTGGATTTTGCATAAAATCATCTAAGTTTTCCAAATGATCACTAAGAGTTTCTGATATTGTACTAACTAACTTTGTCATGATTGCATTTTCTGGAATAAACATACTTAACATATATTTAATTGAATGATTGTCATTTTGAACATTACTCAACGCTATTGGTTCTTCCAAGATAGTGATGAGAATACAAGGTTGCTTAAACATATCATCTTTCATATGTGGAATCGCAATAGGGTAAGGACGTAATATCCAACTTGGATTATCCTCTAACCGGTGTTGTAATTGTTCAGCGAATGACTGCCCATCTTTAATGATATCTTGACTGACCAAGTAATCAGCTAAATGTTGTTTCCAATTTTCAACTGATTTATATTCTATTTTCACTGAATCAACTAATTTTAAACCTGCACGCATGGTTTCTAAAATATCATCTTTAGATGTTGATAAAGTCTCTACTTCTTTATGTGTTACCAAATGATGTGTTTCTTTGGTATTTAAAAATGATGATACATAACCAATATCTGAATCAGGAAGTAGAGGATTCACTGTTAAAAATGGTCTGTCAATATCTAAATTAACTGTAGATATAATGCCATCATAACTAGATAAATCTAATACATTTAAGTCACTAACAGATGCTTGGGTAATACGTTCAATTTCACTAAACACTTGTTCGAGACGTGTTGCTAATAAACGACTTGTTCCAATACCGCTACTACAGACAACTAGAATGTTTAAAAATTGATGTCCTTGATTTTTGATAGATCCTCCAAAATGAAGCACGATAAAGGCGACTTCACTTTCTGGGAATATCAAATCTGGCCAAACGACACGTAACGCCTTACTCACATTATCAAATAGTCTTGGATATTTGTACTTAATCATATCGGTTAACGGATTATAAGTTTCAATATTTGATTCTAAGCGATTGATAGCTGGATTAATATGCAATGATAAACCATTAATTAATGTATCTTTATCATCAAAGTATTGACCTGAAATCTCTTCTACTGTCTGTACAAAAGATTTAATTTTTTGTTCGCTTTTCTTATCTTCAAATAAAGTGTCTTTAGTATCTTTACGTTTTGAACCGCGCAAATGAATGGTAATAAATGTGATTTCAGCTTGATTAAATTGAACATCATAGAGATGCTCTAGATGTTTTGCGATTTCACTAGCAATTTCATGTTCGAATGTATCCTTTACAGATTGATAAATATCATCATTAAGTGATACATATTCATTGTTTTGCATTCTTGTAATACTTAAAACGATATGAACAGTTAATGTTAAATAGCTAGATTCTGTCAATGAATAGGGAAGCTGTCCTAAATAATCCATTAAAATTCTCTCAACTTTAAATATTCGATCTAAATCCACAAGTGATTGCTGAGATTGATGTAATGATTGGTAAACAAAGTGGTTTTCTATAACTGAATACACACTTGTACTATTTAAGTTATTTACCATTAATTGACTTAAGAATTCTCTTTTTTTAGATTCAGTGCCGTTTAAAATAACACCTTCGCCACGTTTACGTGTCAATGATAATTGATATAATGCCAAATCTTGTTCTAAGTCGTCTAACAGTTTTGTTAATGACTGAATGGATACGCCAATTTCTTGTGCAAGGCTATATTGTTTAACAGCATGCTTAGATTGTATAAGTGCATATAGAATAATAACTTTTTGCTCTTCAACGGATAAATCGAGCGTTTGCTGTTGAGTCATTTCAAGTTTTAATGCTTGAATATCTTGATTAAGTCCTTTTAAACGTATACCCTTTTTGTTTACACGTTCTAATTCTATAGAAAAAGTATCAATATAAGATTCCACATGATTTAATTCTCTATGAATAGTACGAGAGGACACTGCCAGTTGTTGAGCAATGTCATAAATAGTGACATATTGACCGTGATACTTGATTAATAGTTCTATAATCTCTTTTTCACGTGTACTCAATAGCATGGCGGTATCCTCCATTTAATATTTATTTAAAATTATTGTTCTTCTTTTTTAAGGTTATTTAATAACTCTTCA harbors:
- a CDS encoding BglG family transcription antiterminator: MLLSTREKEIIELLIKYHGQYVTIYDIAQQLAVSSRTIHRELNHVESYIDTFSIELERVNKKGIRLKGLNQDIQALKLEMTQQQTLDLSVEEQKVIILYALIQSKHAVKQYSLAQEIGVSIQSLTKLLDDLEQDLALYQLSLTRKRGEGVILNGTESKKREFLSQLMVNNLNSTSVYSVIENHFVYQSLHQSQQSLVDLDRIFKVERILMDYLGQLPYSLTESSYLTLTVHIVLSITRMQNNEYVSLNDDIYQSVKDTFEHEIASEIAKHLEHLYDVQFNQAEITFITIHLRGSKRKDTKDTLFEDKKSEQKIKSFVQTVEEISGQYFDDKDTLINGLSLHINPAINRLESNIETYNPLTDMIKYKYPRLFDNVSKALRVVWPDLIFPESEVAFIVLHFGGSIKNQGHQFLNILVVCSSGIGTSRLLATRLEQVFSEIERITQASVSDLNVLDLSSYDGIISTVNLDIDRPFLTVNPLLPDSDIGYVSSFLNTKETHHLVTHKEVETLSTSKDDILETMRAGLKLVDSVKIEYKSVENWKQHLADYLVSQDIIKDGQSFAEQLQHRLEDNPSWILRPYPIAIPHMKDDMFKQPCILITILEEPIALSNVQNDNHSIKYMLSMFIPENAIMTKLVSTISETLSDHLENLDDFMQNPQEFKTILEKQFLKQIKQQLI
- a CDS encoding PTS sugar transporter subunit IIA; its protein translation is MSELFSNENIFINVSVGSQNEAIEKAGQALVDSGAVTENYIQAMKDREDVVSTFMGNGLAIPHGTEEAKGNVIQSGLTLLQIPEGVDWNGEEVKVVVGIAGKDGEHLDLLSKIAITFSEEENVERIINAKSADEIKQVFEEADA